The following proteins come from a genomic window of Mycobacterium sp. DL:
- a CDS encoding SMP-30/gluconolactonase/LRE family protein, protein MPKPSIDPVRWQAPPVDPLPDLPPADITLVPVPGGEPEDVVVDADGALWTGALDGGIVRLQPDGSRPEVVGNTGGRPLGLTFARDGRLLVCDSPKGLLAMDTTTGRFETLIDSIAGRSLKFCSNVTETADGTIYFTESTTAFTVGDYLGAILEARPRGNLHRLDPDGTVTTVVDGLYFANGLTPTADGSALVIAETQGRQLSKYWLTGPRTGSVTPLAVNLPAMPDNLSTGADGRIWCAMVTPANPVADRLAAGPPLLRKLVWNLPKPLQPKPEAVVWIVAFDPDHGDTVAGVRTTHPSFSMVTSVAESEGRLWMGSIAAPYLGCVDLAATAL, encoded by the coding sequence GTGCCCAAACCGTCGATCGATCCCGTGCGGTGGCAGGCGCCGCCTGTCGACCCGCTGCCCGACCTCCCGCCCGCCGACATCACGCTCGTCCCGGTTCCCGGCGGCGAACCCGAAGATGTGGTCGTCGACGCCGACGGAGCTTTGTGGACGGGCGCCCTCGACGGCGGGATCGTGCGGTTGCAACCCGACGGCAGCCGACCCGAGGTCGTCGGCAACACCGGGGGCCGGCCGCTGGGCTTGACGTTCGCCCGGGACGGCCGACTGCTGGTGTGTGACAGCCCCAAGGGGCTGCTCGCCATGGACACCACCACCGGCCGATTCGAGACGTTGATCGACTCGATAGCCGGGCGCTCGCTGAAGTTCTGCTCCAATGTCACCGAAACAGCCGACGGCACAATCTATTTCACCGAGTCCACCACAGCGTTCACAGTCGGTGACTACCTCGGCGCGATCCTGGAGGCCCGCCCGCGCGGCAACCTCCATCGGCTCGATCCCGACGGGACGGTCACCACCGTCGTCGACGGACTGTACTTCGCCAACGGCCTCACCCCGACTGCAGACGGTTCGGCCCTGGTGATCGCCGAGACACAAGGCCGTCAGCTGTCGAAGTACTGGCTGACCGGGCCGCGCACCGGATCGGTGACACCGCTGGCGGTGAACCTCCCCGCGATGCCCGACAACCTGTCCACCGGCGCCGACGGGCGTATCTGGTGTGCGATGGTCACCCCCGCCAACCCGGTGGCGGACCGACTCGCCGCCGGTCCGCCGTTGCTGCGCAAGCTGGTGTGGAACCTGCCCAAACCGCTGCAGCCGAAACCGGAGGCGGTCGTCTGGATCGTCGCGTTCGACCCTGACCACGGTGACACGGTCGCCGGCGTACGCACCACGCACCCGTCGTTCAGCATGGTGACCAGCGTGGCCGAGAGCGAAGGCCGGTTGTGGATGGGCAGCATCGCCGCTCCGTACCTCGGCTGTGTCGACCTCGCGGCAACCGCACTCTGA
- a CDS encoding alpha/beta hydrolase, protein MSIHTTPDGTDIFYKDWGTGQPIVFSHGWPLSSDDWDNQMLFFLQQGYRVIAHDRRGHGRSTQTPGGHDIDHYADDLASLTAHLDLRDAIHVGHSTGGGEVVRYVARHEDRVAKAAIISAVPPLMVQTDANPEGLPKSVFDDLQAQLAANRSEFYRALPAGPFYGFNRAGVESSEAIIENWWRQGMMGDALSHYDGIVAFSQTDFTEDLKKITVPVLVMHSEDDQIVPYVASGPKSAELLQNGIMKTYQGFPHGMPTTRADVINADLLAFLKS, encoded by the coding sequence TCTACAAGGACTGGGGTACCGGTCAGCCGATCGTGTTCAGCCACGGCTGGCCGTTGTCCTCCGATGACTGGGACAACCAGATGCTCTTCTTCCTGCAGCAGGGCTACCGGGTGATCGCTCACGACCGGCGCGGTCACGGACGCTCCACCCAGACGCCCGGCGGCCACGACATCGACCACTACGCCGACGATCTCGCCTCGCTGACGGCACACCTCGACCTGCGCGACGCCATCCACGTCGGGCACTCCACCGGTGGCGGCGAGGTCGTCCGCTACGTCGCCCGGCATGAAGATCGGGTGGCCAAGGCCGCGATCATCAGTGCGGTGCCGCCGTTGATGGTGCAGACGGACGCCAACCCGGAAGGCCTGCCCAAGAGCGTGTTCGACGACCTGCAGGCACAGCTGGCGGCGAACCGCTCGGAGTTCTACCGCGCACTGCCGGCGGGACCCTTCTACGGTTTCAACCGCGCCGGTGTGGAGTCCTCGGAAGCGATCATCGAGAACTGGTGGCGTCAGGGCATGATGGGCGACGCCCTGTCGCACTACGACGGCATCGTCGCGTTCTCCCAGACCGACTTCACCGAGGACCTGAAGAAGATCACCGTTCCGGTGCTGGTGATGCACAGCGAAGACGACCAGATCGTGCCCTACGTCGCTTCGGGCCCCAAGTCCGCAGAGCTGCTGCAAAACGGAATCATGAAGACCTATCAGGGATTTCCGCACGGCATGCCCACGACGCGCGCGGACGTGATCAACGCCGATCTGCTGGCGTTCCTGAAGTCGTAG